The Halobacteriovoraceae bacterium genomic interval ACGTTCTTTTTTTGGGAAATATCGAAAATAATGACCTTCCAGCACTTTATCAAGGTGCTTTAGCTTTTGTTTATCCTTCATTATTTGAAGGATTTGGAATTCCAATTATTGAAGCTCTTTTCAGTGGCACTCCTGTTATTACGAGTAAAGGTTCATGCTTTCCGGAAGCTGCTGGCCCAGACTCAATTTATATTGACACACACTCTCAAGAATCCATAGATGAGCTGGCCATGAGACTGATTGAAATTGAAAAGGACATAAGTCTAAGAGATAGAATGAGCTCTAAGGGATTAGAGTATGTTCAAAAATTTGAAATCAAAAATACAACTCAAAATATGATTGATCTTTATAAAAAGATTATTTAACGATTGTTTTCTAAGTCAGTGACAAGCTCTAAATTGGTAAGTTTATTTCTCTTTAATAAATCCAAAATTTTGACAAGTCTAAGATACTCAACTTTCTGATCAACTCGCAACTGTATGGCCTGTTTTTTATCTGTGAATGATCGAATTTCATTTTCAATTGTATCGAGGGTTAGTTTTTTACCGTTTAGTGCAACTTCATTTTGAGATAATTCAATAATGGTTGATTTTTGGGTTGATTTTCCTTCTCCTTGTTCCGTTTTGGGAAGATTGAGCAGTAGAGCAAGTTCATCTTTTTTAAAAACTGTAGAAGTCATGAAAAAGATAAGAAGTAGAAAAACTACATCGATTAAAGGTGTTATTTCAGGGGCGGCCGTTTGGCGAGAGCGTTTTTTCACTTGTCACCTCAAGACAGAATGTTGGACATCAGTTCTTTTTCAAGCTTAACTTCAAATCGATCTAGCATTCCAACAAGATAGCTGTGTCCAATAAAATTAGGAATCGCTACAATCATCCCTCCCACAGTTGTAATAAGGGCCATAGAAATTC includes:
- a CDS encoding biopolymer transporter ExbD is translated as MKKRSRQTAAPEITPLIDVVFLLLIFFMTSTVFKKDELALLLNLPKTEQGEGKSTQKSTIIELSQNEVALNGKKLTLDTIENEIRSFTDKKQAIQLRVDQKVEYLRLVKILDLLKRNKLTNLELVTDLENNR